The Lycium barbarum isolate Lr01 chromosome 10, ASM1917538v2, whole genome shotgun sequence genome includes a region encoding these proteins:
- the LOC132613669 gene encoding auxin-responsive protein SAUR68-like produces MMLSKKKLITMVKRWQKFAAKQRKRISFPRNETNTDSCSTSSSSIVEKGHFVVYTIDQRRYVCPLAYLENEAIAQLLNVSEEEFGLPSVGPITLPCDSAFMDYIISLIKKDIAVGDLHKALFLSIPSCCCTSTSYLHQESGNQQILVY; encoded by the coding sequence ATGATGCTCAGTAAAAAGAAACTCATCACCATGGTCAAGAGATGGCAAAAGTTCGCCGCCAAGCAGAGGAAGAGGATTTCATTTCCAAGAAATGAAACTAATACAGACAGTTGCAGTACATCCTCATCCTCTATAGTTGAAAAAGGCCACTTTGTAGTCTATACAATTGATCAAAGGCGCTATGTGTGTCCCTTGGCTTACCTTGAAAATGAGGCCATTGCGCAACTTCTAAACGTGTCTGAAGAAGAGTTTGGGCTACCAAGTGTTGGCCCTATTACATTACCCTGTGATTCAGCTTTCATGGACTACATCATTTCGCTAATAAAGAAAGACATAGCTGTTGGAGATCTTCACAAAGCATTGTTCCTCTCAATTCCTTCATGTTGTTGCACTTCAACTTCTTATTTGCACCAAGAAAGTGGAAACCAACAGATTCTTGTTTATTGA
- the LOC132613670 gene encoding auxin-responsive protein SAUR68-like: MNMISIKKLIKMARKWQKFAAKQKKRISFPRSNFHDAESCSTSSSFVSKGNFVVYTTDQKRFVVPLSYLQHEVIRQLLHTSEEEFGLPSDGPITLPCDALFMNYIISLLKRGVAADFQNALLVSLTSSRCSSDSHLQEQRNPQLLVC, translated from the coding sequence ATGAATATGATCAGTATTAAGAAACTCATCAAAATGGCAAGGAAATGGCAGAAGTTTGCAGCCAAGCAGAAGAAGAGAATCTCTTTTCCAAGATCCAATTTCCATGATGCAGAGAGTTGCAGCACATCATCTTCTTTTGTTAGCAAAGGGAATTTTGTGGTGTATACAACTGATCAGAAGCGATTTGTGGTTCCTTTGTCTTATCTTCAACACGAGGTAATCAGACAACTTTTGCACACGTCTGAAGAAGAGTTTGGACTTCCGAGTGATGGCCCGATCACATTACCTTGTGATGCACTATTCATGAACTACATCATATCACTCCTCAAAAGAGGTGTAGCTGCGGATTTTCAGAACGCTTTGCTTGTATCACTCACTTCCAGCCGATGCTCATCAGATTCACACCTTCAAGAACAAAGGAATCCACAATTGCTAGTTTGTTAA